The Panicum virgatum strain AP13 chromosome 5K, P.virgatum_v5, whole genome shotgun sequence genome has a window encoding:
- the LOC120706903 gene encoding protein HASTY 1-like: MAADPAAAAAASAVAAISAVMDWRSSPDARAAAFAYLESVKSGDIRALASTSFLLVQKDQASEIRLHGFKMLQHLVRLRWEELSAAERNEFANLTINLISDVVGPHEVWALKSQTAALVAEVVRREGVALWNTLLPSIVSLSNSGPIEAELVTMILRWLPEDITVHNEDLEGDRRRSLLRGLTESLPQILPLLYSLLEKHFVAALSEHSKQQIDLAKQHAGTVTAVLNAVNAYAEWAPVTDLAKHGLIHGCGSLLSYSDFRLHACEFFKVICQRKRLVDVAVAEYDAAICNIFQVLMNISQQFLTRSGMQPSSIDESEYEFATCVCETMVALGSSNMQCILADGARTFQFLKQMLEYYQHYKIALHFQSLLFWLVVLREPSKAKSVARVSGDNFTAGNSASTGDLSTEKEKKGVSLFVTDEIYSTILDVSFKRMLKNSGSASSGLLELWSEELEGKSDFCNYRTKLLDLIKVIASQRPVIAAASIVQRINVVFGDANQATKSPRDLDAMEGAQLGLEAVVSAIFDGSADYGKTDLEMKSQLHKIFEGILQQLLSLKWTEPNLAVIHGHYLDALGPFLRHYPDAVASVVNKLFELLTSLPITFQDPSNNSRLARLQICSSFIRISRAADKALLPHMKNIADTMAYLQGEGRLLRGEHNHLCEAFLVMASSAGIQQQQEVLAWLLEPLNKMWTQVEWQTAYLSDPTGLTNMFADSQFMWSIYHTVTFFEKALKRSGIKKSTTTPQAPTTTAAPGYLHPISSHLAWILPPLLRLLRCIHALWAEPFAQSQTGEIKAAKSMTVAEQASLLGETGKLTKGQVAPADGLLEVQRDGESKENNIKNWLRGIRDSGYNVLGLAATLGEAFFRCAEASSVTLALMENVQVMEFRHLRQLIHLVIIPFVKYCPADLWQVWLGNLLQPLFVHCQQALHYSWSSLLHEGRAKVPDSIGNLSGSELKAEVMEEKLLRDLTREVCSVLWALASPGLNSGLPSLEQLGPSNRMDSLKNLESFASSSLTGFLMLHVGTALPALRISVEVFSWTDSDAVTKVIPFCGALIHLAVASNQAELRQFVAKDLFSSIIQGLSVESNSVMSAELVGLCREIYVYLSDRDPAPRQVLLSLPHIKQEDLLAFDDSLSKTASPKEQKQHMRSLLLLATGNKLRALAAQKTTNVITNITTRNRSSMAHNGIAEEDGQIGLATLSST, from the exons ATGGCGGCCGACCCCGCCGCTGCGGCAGCTGCCTCGGCGGTGGCTGCGATCTCCGCCGTGATGGACTGGCGCTCCTCCCCCGACGCCCGGGCCGCTGCCTTCGCGTACCTCGAATCG GTTAAGAGCGGAGACATCCGAGCATTGGCAAGCACGTCATTTCTCTTGGTACAGAAGGATCAGGCATCAGAGATCCGCTTGCACGGGTTCAAGATGTTGCAG CACCTTGTGAGATTGAGGTGGGAGGAGCTCAGTGCTGCTGAGCGGAATGAATTTGCTAATTTGACCATTAATTTGATATCAGATGTTGTTGGCCCTCATGAGGTGTGGGCCTTGAAGAGTCAAACAGCTGCTTTAGTAGCAGAG GTAGTTAGAAGGGAGGGAGTTGCTTTGTGGAATACCTTACTCCCATCTATTGTTTCTCTCTCTAACAGTGGTCCAATCGAG GCTGAGTTAGTTACCATGATTCTAAGGTGGCTTCCAGAGGATATCACTGTTCATAATGAAGATTTGGAGG GTGATAGACGGAGATCTCTGTTACGCGGCCTTACCGAGTCACTGCCACAAATCCTGCCACTGTTGTATTCT CTACTTGAGAAACATTTTGTTGCTGCTTTAAGTGAGCACTCAAAGCAGCAAATAGACTTGGCTAAACAACATGCAGGGACAGTGACAGCAGTTCTAAATGCTGTCAATGCATATGCTGAATGGGCTCCTGTGACAGATCTAGCCAAACATGGTTTAATTCACGG ATGTGGGTCCTTGCTATCTTACAGTGATTTTCGCCTCCATGCTTGTGAGTTTTTTAAAGTAATATGTCAGAG AAAAAGACTTGTGGATGTGGCAGTTGCTGAGTATGATGCTGCAATCTGCAACATCTTCCAGGTGTTGATGAACATTTCGCAACAATTTTTGACCAGATCTGGCATGCAGCCCAGTTCTATTGATGAAAGCGAGTACGAGTTCGCAACGTGTGTTTGTGAGACAATGGTTGCTCTGGGATCTTCTAATATGCAATGCATACTAGCTGATGGAGCTAGAACTTTCCAGTTCTTAAAACAA ATGCTGGAGTATTACCAACATTACAAGATCGCGCTTCATTTCCAGTCTTTATTATTTTGGCTG GTGGTATTGAGAGAGCCATCGAAAGCTAAATCTGTTGCACGTGTTTCTGGTGACAATTTTACTGCTGGTAATTCTGCATCGACTGGTGATTTATCAacagaaaaggagaagaaaggggTATCCCTATTTGTTACTGATGAAATATACAGTACAATTTTGGATGTTTCTTTCAAAAGAATGCTCAAGAACAGTGGAAGTGCATCTTCCGGGTTGTTAGAACTATGGAGCGAAGAGCTTGAGGGGAAAAGTGACTTCTGCAACTACCGCACCAAATTG TTGGATCTCATTAAAGTCATTGCTTCGCAAAGACCTGTGATTGCTGCAGCAAGCATCGTCCAGAGAATAAATGTTGTTTTTGGAGATGCTAATCAAGCAACTAAATCCCCCCGG GATCTTGATGCAATGGAAGGGGCTCAGCTGGGGCTTGAAGCAGTTGTCAGTGCTATATTTGATGGCTCAGCTGATTATGGAAAGACTGATTTGGAGATGAAATCCCAACTGCACAAAATTTTCGAAG GCATACTTCAGCAGCTTCTTTCTTTAAAGTGGACAGAACCTAACCTTGCGGTTATTCATGGTCATTATCTGGATGCTTTGGGTCCTTTCTTGAGACATTATCCAGATGCAGTTGCCAGTGTTGTTAATAAGCTTTTTGAACTGTTGACGTCTCTCCCCATCACATTTCAG GATCCATCAAACAATTCTCGCTTAGCAAGGTTGCAGATATGTTCATCATTCATTCGTATATCAAGAGCTGCTGATAAAGCTCTTCTGCCTCACATGAAG AACATCGCTGATACCATGGCTTACCTTCAAGGAGAGGGTCGTTTACTACGTGGTGAACATAACCATCTATGTGAAGCATTTCTTGTGATGGCATCTTCTGCTGG GATTCAACAGCAACAGGAAGTCCTTGCCTGGTTACTTGAACCTCTAAACAAGATGTGGACTCAAGTGGAATGGCAAACTGCATACTTGTCTGACCCTACTGGTTTGACAAATATGTTTGCTGATAGCCAATTTATGTGGTCAATTTATCACACTGTTACATTCTTTGAAAAGGCACTCAAGAGGAGTGGAATCAAAAAGTCCACAACAACTCCACAAGCACCCACCACAACAGCAGCACCTGGTTATCTGCATCCAATATCTTCACATCTAGCATGGATTCTGCCCCCTCTCTTAAGG CTGCTGCGATGCATACATGCTCTTTGGGCTGAGCCGTTTGCTCAGTCTCAGACAGGGGAAATCAAAGCAGCAAAAAGCATGACTGTTGCGGAGCAGGCTAGCCTTCTAGGAGAGACAGGTAAACTTACCAAAGGCCAGGTTGCTCCTGCTGATGGATTGCTGGAAGTTCAAAGAGATGGAGAATCCAAGGAAAACAACATAAAAAACTGGTTGCGCGGGATCCGAGACAGCGG GTACAATGTTTTAGGATTGGCAGCTACTCTTGGGGAAGCATTCTTTCGATGTGCAGAGGCTTCCTCTGTCACACTTGCTCTTATGGAGAATGTGCAAGTTATGGAGTTTCGGCATTTGCGCCAACTTATCCACCTTGTTATTATTCCATTTGTTAAATATTGCCCTGCTGATCTATGGCAAGTGTGGCTAGGGAACCTTTTGCAGCCATTATTTGTCCACTGTCAGCAAGCTCTTCATTATTCATGGTCTAGTCTTCTTCATGAGGGTCGGGCTAAGGTTCCAGATAGCATTGGTAATCTTTCTGGATCAGAACTGAAGGCAGAGGTCATGGAAGAGAAGTTGCTACGTGACTTGACTCGTGAAGTGTGTTCTGTGCTTTGGGCTTTAGCATCACCAGGCTTAAATAGTGGACTTCCATCCTTGGAACAACTTGGACCTTCCAACCGGATGGATTCTTTGAAGAATCTGGAGTCTTTTGCTTCAAGTTCTCTCACTGG ATTTCTTATGCTTCATGTTGGCACAGCCCTTCCTGCATTGAGAATATCGGTTGAAGTGTTTAGTTGGACTGATAGCGATGCTGTGACTAAAGTTATCCCCTTTTGTGGTGCACTGATTCACCTTGCTGTTGCTTCAAACCAGGCTGAGTTGAGGCAGTTTGTTGCAAAGGATTTATTTTCTTCTATAATTCAGGGTTTATCTGTTGAATCAAATTCTGTCATGAGTGCCGAGCTTGTTGGGCTTTGTCGGGAGATATATGTCTATCTGTCTGATAGAGATCCTGCACCTAGGCAG GTTCTTCTTTCCCTCCCACACATCAAGCAGGAAGATCTGCTAGCATTTGATGACTCGTTGAGTAAAACTGCTAGTCCGAAAGAGCAAAAGCAACATATGCGAAGCTTACTTCTGCTGGCTACAGGGAACAAATTAAGAGCTCTTGCTGCTCAGAAGACAACTAATGTGATTACCAACATTACAA CTCGAAATAGGAGCTCTATGGCACACAATGGAATtgctgaagaagatggccaaaTTGGATTGGCCACACTATCATCAACATGA